In Harpia harpyja isolate bHarHar1 chromosome 8, bHarHar1 primary haplotype, whole genome shotgun sequence, a genomic segment contains:
- the CFAP91 gene encoding cilia- and flagella-associated protein 91 isoform X2: MKQKCSLMHSKQLLIAGYLHLHHLTLSYTLVKAPMLRSMFSSLIHFPGHSLCLEGKDPVPPFIDRRWRGRAQQRLEALQKLAAAQSSLQIPQIVYEDPEVSGRNRYKYFARPLIPSNKLLPLNVAYAMAKTEPYVHSATRDNKVFGPKLRTLGTQTDYRDGEAQTDPYSPEYVVPSGSVPELLTLATLTWGRGLPAGLAEVEMIERAREKRAWEATLPTMDNASQITKRRKMMDDMERKEWAFREQEIEKLQEVRLEVLKKLLQRREKNQKELDAKRLDDHWQNHQKAKEEKIKKIQHDCALMLRKLIAKRKNVMGKLERRDIIKEYTDFASQTYAPLSRVGYFPDNHSECYVVKNFYLNTFAGLCELEASLPDSFTQAKIKAPKPKYTTTKTGFIKRSARLEVELAQVHQALLEKKNKVKEPKKPLRFLEKVEKPAPRPPTPILENPSIEEEETELAVICLQKLLRGRAIQNMMFEGKEKRLELIRELRTTHALQEDGQLLLKAEEQMTRALQQQHDLQMHKLSSMENHLAREEGRALANIFDFLSKELVRLQEERKIHAFVMLAERQRRMREAEESGRRQVEERRRQEEDEIFRQVVKVHQSTIDSYLEDIILSSMEDTAEEQAREEIQRMAVEINDIAYEMESRRTRLQSEEIVAELVYDFLIPEAEKMFVREKVRQSQRKHIYAAHQIIHRGTERVLADLALHEETSASKIKGDPPAGTASAALSGTAAGPSAAESACSAPIAHELAKFLCEESPGETAVNLSDRSDKDPTTS, from the exons atgaaacaaaaatgcagtctCATGCACAGCAAGCAGCTACTCATAGCAGGGTACCTACATCTTCATCATCTGACACTCTCTTACACTCTG GTAAAGGCACCAATGCTCAGAAGTATGTTTAGTAGCTTGATTCATTTCCCGGGCCACAGTTTGTGCCTGGAGGGCAAAGATCCAGTGCCTCCATTTATTGACCGAAGATGGAGAGGGAGGGCTCAGCAGCGCCTGGAGGCTCTTCAGAAGCTTGCTGC AGCTCAATCTTCTCTTCAAATACCTCAAATTGTGTATGAAGATCCTGAAGTTAGTGGAAGGAATCGCTACAAATACTTTGCACG ACCTCTCATCCCTTCTAATAAGCTGCTTCCACTAAATGTTGCTTATGCAATGGCAAA GACAGAGCCCTATGTCCATTCAGCTACAAGAGACAACAAGGTCTTCGGTCCCAAGTTACGAACTTTGGGCACACAGACAGATTACAGGGATGGTGAAGCCCAGACGGATCCCTATTCCCCTGAATATGTAGTTCCCAGTGGCTCAGTCCCTGAACTTCTGACACTTGCTACACTCACTTGGG GTCGAGGGCTACCAGCAGGACTCGCCGAGGTGGAGATGATTGAACGTGCCCGGGAAAAACGTGCATGGGAAGCAACTCTTCCAACAATGGACAATGCCTCACAAATCacgaagaggaggaaaatgatggATGACATGGAGAGGAAGGAGTGGGCCTTTAGAGAACAGGAAATAGAAAA gtTGCAGGAGGTTCGACTGGAAGTCTTaaagaagctgctgcagaggcgAGAGAAGAATCAGAAGGAGCTGGATGCCAAGCGCTTGGATGACCACTGGCAAAATCATCAGAAGgctaaagaagagaaaataaaaaagattcagCATGACTGTGCGCTGA tgCTCCGGAAACTGATAGCTAAGAGGAAGAATGTGATGGGGAAGCTGGAGAGACGAGATATCATCAAAGAATATACGGACTTTGCATCACAAACATACGCTCCTTTGTCTAGAGTTGGTTATTTCCCAGACAACCATTCTGAATGCTATGTGGTAAAAAACTTCTATCTTAACACCTTTGCAG GACTGTGTGAACTGGAAGCATCTCTCCCAGATTCTTTCACCCAGGCCAAGATTAAAGCTCCAAAACCTAAGTACACTACCACTAAGACTGGATTTATTAAAAGATCAGCAAGGCTAGAGGTGGAGCTGGCACAGGTTCACCAG GCACTACTGGAGAAGAAGAATAAAGTCAAGGAGCCAAAGAAGCCCCTCCGTTTCCTTGAAAAAGTAGAAAAGCCTGCTCCTCGGCCACCCACTCCAATCCTGGAAAACCCATCAATT gaggaagaggaaacagaacTGGCAGTGATCTGTCTGCAGAAGTTGCTCCGAGGCAGGGCTATTCAGAACATG atgtttgaagggaaggaaaagcgGCTGGAACTGATCAGAGAGCTGCGCACGACTCACGCACTCCAGGAGGATGGACAGCTGCTTTTGAAGGCAGAGGAGCAAATGACACGGGCTCTACAGCAACAGCATGACTTGCAAATGCACAAG ctatcATCAATGGAAAACCACTTggccagggaagaaggaagggcaCTGGCGAACATATTTGATTTCCTGTCCAAAGAGCTGGTGAGGCTGCAAGAAGAACGGAAGATCCACGCTTTTGTCATGCTGGCTGAGAGGCAGAGGCGGATGCGGGAAGCGGAGGAGAGTGGCCGTCGTCAGGTGGAAGAGAGGCGGCGTCAGGAAGAAGATGAGATTTTCAGACAG GTGGTGAAAGTGCACCAGAGCACTATTGACTCCTACTTGGAAGACATTATCCTGAGTAGCATGGAGGACACAGCTGAAGAACAAGCCAGGGAAGAGATTCAGAGAATGGCTGTAGAAATCAATGACATTGCGTATGAAATGGAAAGTCG TCGAACTCGCCTGCAGTCAGAAGAGATTGTAGCAGAGCTGGTTTATGATTTCCTGATTCCAGAAGCTGAGAAAATGTTTGTCAGAGAAAAAG TGAGGCAATCCCAAAGAAAACACATCTATGCTGCTCATCAAATCATCCACAGGGGCACAGAGAGGGTACTGGCTGATCTGGCACTACATGAGGAGACATCTGCCAGCAAGATAAAGGGAGATCCTCCTGCTGGGACAGCTAGCGCTGCTTTGAGTGGGACAGCTGCTGGACCAAGTGCAGCTGAGAGCGCTTGCTCTGCCCCCATTGCACACGAACTAGCTAAATTTCTGTGCGAAGAAAGCCCAGGAGAGACAGCAGTGAACCTTTCTGACAGATCGGACAAGGATCCCACAACCTCCTAG
- the CFAP91 gene encoding cilia- and flagella-associated protein 91 isoform X3 — MLRSMFSSLIHFPGHSLCLEGKDPVPPFIDRRWRGRAQQRLEALQKLAAAQSSLQIPQIVYEDPEVSGRNRYKYFARPLIPSNKLLPLNVAYAMAKTEPYVHSATRDNKVFGPKLRTLGTQTDYRDGEAQTDPYSPEYVVPSGSVPELLTLATLTWGRGLPAGLAEVEMIERAREKRAWEATLPTMDNASQITKRRKMMDDMERKEWAFREQEIEKLQEVRLEVLKKLLQRREKNQKELDAKRLDDHWQNHQKAKEEKIKKIQHDCALMLRKLIAKRKNVMGKLERRDIIKEYTDFASQTYAPLSRVGYFPDNHSECYVVKNFYLNTFAGLCELEASLPDSFTQAKIKAPKPKYTTTKTGFIKRSARLEVELAQVHQALLEKKNKVKEPKKPLRFLEKVEKPAPRPPTPILENPSIEEEETELAVICLQKLLRGRAIQNMMFEGKEKRLELIRELRTTHALQEDGQLLLKAEEQMTRALQQQHDLQMHKLSSMENHLAREEGRALANIFDFLSKELVRLQEERKIHAFVMLAERQRRMREAEESGRRQVEERRRQEEDEIFRQVVKVHQSTIDSYLEDIILSSMEDTAEEQAREEIQRMAVEINDIAYEMESRRTRLQSEEIVAELVYDFLIPEAEKMFVREKVRQSQRKHIYAAHQIIHRGTERVLADLALHEETSASKIKGDPPAGTASAALSGTAAGPSAAESACSAPIAHELAKFLCEESPGETAVNLSDRSDKDPTTS; from the exons ATGCTCAGAAGTATGTTTAGTAGCTTGATTCATTTCCCGGGCCACAGTTTGTGCCTGGAGGGCAAAGATCCAGTGCCTCCATTTATTGACCGAAGATGGAGAGGGAGGGCTCAGCAGCGCCTGGAGGCTCTTCAGAAGCTTGCTGC AGCTCAATCTTCTCTTCAAATACCTCAAATTGTGTATGAAGATCCTGAAGTTAGTGGAAGGAATCGCTACAAATACTTTGCACG ACCTCTCATCCCTTCTAATAAGCTGCTTCCACTAAATGTTGCTTATGCAATGGCAAA GACAGAGCCCTATGTCCATTCAGCTACAAGAGACAACAAGGTCTTCGGTCCCAAGTTACGAACTTTGGGCACACAGACAGATTACAGGGATGGTGAAGCCCAGACGGATCCCTATTCCCCTGAATATGTAGTTCCCAGTGGCTCAGTCCCTGAACTTCTGACACTTGCTACACTCACTTGGG GTCGAGGGCTACCAGCAGGACTCGCCGAGGTGGAGATGATTGAACGTGCCCGGGAAAAACGTGCATGGGAAGCAACTCTTCCAACAATGGACAATGCCTCACAAATCacgaagaggaggaaaatgatggATGACATGGAGAGGAAGGAGTGGGCCTTTAGAGAACAGGAAATAGAAAA gtTGCAGGAGGTTCGACTGGAAGTCTTaaagaagctgctgcagaggcgAGAGAAGAATCAGAAGGAGCTGGATGCCAAGCGCTTGGATGACCACTGGCAAAATCATCAGAAGgctaaagaagagaaaataaaaaagattcagCATGACTGTGCGCTGA tgCTCCGGAAACTGATAGCTAAGAGGAAGAATGTGATGGGGAAGCTGGAGAGACGAGATATCATCAAAGAATATACGGACTTTGCATCACAAACATACGCTCCTTTGTCTAGAGTTGGTTATTTCCCAGACAACCATTCTGAATGCTATGTGGTAAAAAACTTCTATCTTAACACCTTTGCAG GACTGTGTGAACTGGAAGCATCTCTCCCAGATTCTTTCACCCAGGCCAAGATTAAAGCTCCAAAACCTAAGTACACTACCACTAAGACTGGATTTATTAAAAGATCAGCAAGGCTAGAGGTGGAGCTGGCACAGGTTCACCAG GCACTACTGGAGAAGAAGAATAAAGTCAAGGAGCCAAAGAAGCCCCTCCGTTTCCTTGAAAAAGTAGAAAAGCCTGCTCCTCGGCCACCCACTCCAATCCTGGAAAACCCATCAATT gaggaagaggaaacagaacTGGCAGTGATCTGTCTGCAGAAGTTGCTCCGAGGCAGGGCTATTCAGAACATG atgtttgaagggaaggaaaagcgGCTGGAACTGATCAGAGAGCTGCGCACGACTCACGCACTCCAGGAGGATGGACAGCTGCTTTTGAAGGCAGAGGAGCAAATGACACGGGCTCTACAGCAACAGCATGACTTGCAAATGCACAAG ctatcATCAATGGAAAACCACTTggccagggaagaaggaagggcaCTGGCGAACATATTTGATTTCCTGTCCAAAGAGCTGGTGAGGCTGCAAGAAGAACGGAAGATCCACGCTTTTGTCATGCTGGCTGAGAGGCAGAGGCGGATGCGGGAAGCGGAGGAGAGTGGCCGTCGTCAGGTGGAAGAGAGGCGGCGTCAGGAAGAAGATGAGATTTTCAGACAG GTGGTGAAAGTGCACCAGAGCACTATTGACTCCTACTTGGAAGACATTATCCTGAGTAGCATGGAGGACACAGCTGAAGAACAAGCCAGGGAAGAGATTCAGAGAATGGCTGTAGAAATCAATGACATTGCGTATGAAATGGAAAGTCG TCGAACTCGCCTGCAGTCAGAAGAGATTGTAGCAGAGCTGGTTTATGATTTCCTGATTCCAGAAGCTGAGAAAATGTTTGTCAGAGAAAAAG TGAGGCAATCCCAAAGAAAACACATCTATGCTGCTCATCAAATCATCCACAGGGGCACAGAGAGGGTACTGGCTGATCTGGCACTACATGAGGAGACATCTGCCAGCAAGATAAAGGGAGATCCTCCTGCTGGGACAGCTAGCGCTGCTTTGAGTGGGACAGCTGCTGGACCAAGTGCAGCTGAGAGCGCTTGCTCTGCCCCCATTGCACACGAACTAGCTAAATTTCTGTGCGAAGAAAGCCCAGGAGAGACAGCAGTGAACCTTTCTGACAGATCGGACAAGGATCCCACAACCTCCTAG
- the CFAP91 gene encoding cilia- and flagella-associated protein 91 isoform X1, producing MSRTATGAVRAPLLGDGRQMAPGRTFDCPYDPLYTLSSEKDHSKSNVHVQLVGDKVVKAPMLRSMFSSLIHFPGHSLCLEGKDPVPPFIDRRWRGRAQQRLEALQKLAAAQSSLQIPQIVYEDPEVSGRNRYKYFARPLIPSNKLLPLNVAYAMAKTEPYVHSATRDNKVFGPKLRTLGTQTDYRDGEAQTDPYSPEYVVPSGSVPELLTLATLTWGRGLPAGLAEVEMIERAREKRAWEATLPTMDNASQITKRRKMMDDMERKEWAFREQEIEKLQEVRLEVLKKLLQRREKNQKELDAKRLDDHWQNHQKAKEEKIKKIQHDCALMLRKLIAKRKNVMGKLERRDIIKEYTDFASQTYAPLSRVGYFPDNHSECYVVKNFYLNTFAGLCELEASLPDSFTQAKIKAPKPKYTTTKTGFIKRSARLEVELAQVHQALLEKKNKVKEPKKPLRFLEKVEKPAPRPPTPILENPSIEEEETELAVICLQKLLRGRAIQNMMFEGKEKRLELIRELRTTHALQEDGQLLLKAEEQMTRALQQQHDLQMHKLSSMENHLAREEGRALANIFDFLSKELVRLQEERKIHAFVMLAERQRRMREAEESGRRQVEERRRQEEDEIFRQVVKVHQSTIDSYLEDIILSSMEDTAEEQAREEIQRMAVEINDIAYEMESRRTRLQSEEIVAELVYDFLIPEAEKMFVREKVRQSQRKHIYAAHQIIHRGTERVLADLALHEETSASKIKGDPPAGTASAALSGTAAGPSAAESACSAPIAHELAKFLCEESPGETAVNLSDRSDKDPTTS from the exons ATGAGCCGTACGGCGACGGGCGCGGTGCGGGCCCCGCTCCTCGGGGACGGCCGTCAAATGGCTCCCGGCCGGACCTTCGACTGCCCCTACG ACCCTCTGTACACACTATCAAGTgagaaggaccattccaagtcaAATGTCCACGTTCAGCTTGTCGGTGATAAAGTG GTAAAGGCACCAATGCTCAGAAGTATGTTTAGTAGCTTGATTCATTTCCCGGGCCACAGTTTGTGCCTGGAGGGCAAAGATCCAGTGCCTCCATTTATTGACCGAAGATGGAGAGGGAGGGCTCAGCAGCGCCTGGAGGCTCTTCAGAAGCTTGCTGC AGCTCAATCTTCTCTTCAAATACCTCAAATTGTGTATGAAGATCCTGAAGTTAGTGGAAGGAATCGCTACAAATACTTTGCACG ACCTCTCATCCCTTCTAATAAGCTGCTTCCACTAAATGTTGCTTATGCAATGGCAAA GACAGAGCCCTATGTCCATTCAGCTACAAGAGACAACAAGGTCTTCGGTCCCAAGTTACGAACTTTGGGCACACAGACAGATTACAGGGATGGTGAAGCCCAGACGGATCCCTATTCCCCTGAATATGTAGTTCCCAGTGGCTCAGTCCCTGAACTTCTGACACTTGCTACACTCACTTGGG GTCGAGGGCTACCAGCAGGACTCGCCGAGGTGGAGATGATTGAACGTGCCCGGGAAAAACGTGCATGGGAAGCAACTCTTCCAACAATGGACAATGCCTCACAAATCacgaagaggaggaaaatgatggATGACATGGAGAGGAAGGAGTGGGCCTTTAGAGAACAGGAAATAGAAAA gtTGCAGGAGGTTCGACTGGAAGTCTTaaagaagctgctgcagaggcgAGAGAAGAATCAGAAGGAGCTGGATGCCAAGCGCTTGGATGACCACTGGCAAAATCATCAGAAGgctaaagaagagaaaataaaaaagattcagCATGACTGTGCGCTGA tgCTCCGGAAACTGATAGCTAAGAGGAAGAATGTGATGGGGAAGCTGGAGAGACGAGATATCATCAAAGAATATACGGACTTTGCATCACAAACATACGCTCCTTTGTCTAGAGTTGGTTATTTCCCAGACAACCATTCTGAATGCTATGTGGTAAAAAACTTCTATCTTAACACCTTTGCAG GACTGTGTGAACTGGAAGCATCTCTCCCAGATTCTTTCACCCAGGCCAAGATTAAAGCTCCAAAACCTAAGTACACTACCACTAAGACTGGATTTATTAAAAGATCAGCAAGGCTAGAGGTGGAGCTGGCACAGGTTCACCAG GCACTACTGGAGAAGAAGAATAAAGTCAAGGAGCCAAAGAAGCCCCTCCGTTTCCTTGAAAAAGTAGAAAAGCCTGCTCCTCGGCCACCCACTCCAATCCTGGAAAACCCATCAATT gaggaagaggaaacagaacTGGCAGTGATCTGTCTGCAGAAGTTGCTCCGAGGCAGGGCTATTCAGAACATG atgtttgaagggaaggaaaagcgGCTGGAACTGATCAGAGAGCTGCGCACGACTCACGCACTCCAGGAGGATGGACAGCTGCTTTTGAAGGCAGAGGAGCAAATGACACGGGCTCTACAGCAACAGCATGACTTGCAAATGCACAAG ctatcATCAATGGAAAACCACTTggccagggaagaaggaagggcaCTGGCGAACATATTTGATTTCCTGTCCAAAGAGCTGGTGAGGCTGCAAGAAGAACGGAAGATCCACGCTTTTGTCATGCTGGCTGAGAGGCAGAGGCGGATGCGGGAAGCGGAGGAGAGTGGCCGTCGTCAGGTGGAAGAGAGGCGGCGTCAGGAAGAAGATGAGATTTTCAGACAG GTGGTGAAAGTGCACCAGAGCACTATTGACTCCTACTTGGAAGACATTATCCTGAGTAGCATGGAGGACACAGCTGAAGAACAAGCCAGGGAAGAGATTCAGAGAATGGCTGTAGAAATCAATGACATTGCGTATGAAATGGAAAGTCG TCGAACTCGCCTGCAGTCAGAAGAGATTGTAGCAGAGCTGGTTTATGATTTCCTGATTCCAGAAGCTGAGAAAATGTTTGTCAGAGAAAAAG TGAGGCAATCCCAAAGAAAACACATCTATGCTGCTCATCAAATCATCCACAGGGGCACAGAGAGGGTACTGGCTGATCTGGCACTACATGAGGAGACATCTGCCAGCAAGATAAAGGGAGATCCTCCTGCTGGGACAGCTAGCGCTGCTTTGAGTGGGACAGCTGCTGGACCAAGTGCAGCTGAGAGCGCTTGCTCTGCCCCCATTGCACACGAACTAGCTAAATTTCTGTGCGAAGAAAGCCCAGGAGAGACAGCAGTGAACCTTTCTGACAGATCGGACAAGGATCCCACAACCTCCTAG